CCGGTTATTTCCGGGCTAATTTCCCCCTAACCGATCTCAATGCCGGTGGGGTTTTCAATTTTACCAGCGGTACGGCGAAAGCGAACCTTTTTTACAGGGGGGGCATCACAGCCGGCGATACTATCAAGCCTTTCCTGAAGGGAAGTGTAGAAGTATTACACGGGGCTCTTGCCTACATTCCGCGTAACCTGCAGTTCACTGATTGTAATGCCAGACTGGACTTTACAGGTCAGGACCTTTATTTAAAAAATATCAGTGTGCAAACTGTCAAAAGCAAATTCTTTATGGAGGGCAGTGTGCTGAATATTACCAATCTCTTTTTCACTGCTCCTGAAAAATTGCAGCTCGACTGGAAAGTACGTAGTCCTATCGTGGACCTGAATGAATTCCGGGGTTTCCTGGCGCAGCGAAACAAAGTGGTACAAACCAGGGCGGCTGCGCGGAAAAAGATGACCCGCATCACCAGTCAGCTGGATGTGATGCTGAATGCCTGTAATGTGAACCTGAATGTACAGGTAGATAAGTTAATCTACCAGCGCTTCATTGCTCAACAGGTAAAAGCGGACCTTTCATTGACTCAAACTGATATTAAACTCAACCAGATCTCCCTGTCTCACGCCGGGGGATCCATCCGCCTGAGTGGAGACATTCGCCAGGATGGTAACCATAACCGTTTTAAGGTCAATACAGATATTAACAGCGTACACATAGATCAGTTGTTTTACGCCTTTGATGATTTCGGTATGCAGGCCTTAAATTCGAAAAACCTGAGAGGGATCCTGACAGCGAAAGCGAACCTTTCCGGGAATATATTGGACAATGGTAAAGTTGCTCCGAAATCCCTGTATGGCACCCTGGGCTTTGAATTGAAGCAGGGAGCACTGGTGCATGTGTCCCAGCTGGAAGATATCGGCAATATCGCTTTCAGAAAGCGCGACATGGGCAATATCACCTTTGAAAATGTAAAAAATAACTTCACCATACAGGGAGACAAGGTGCTCGTACCACCTATGCAAATTAATTCCAGTGTACTTTACATGGACGTTTCAGGGGTATACGGCATGACATCCGGCACGGACCTTTATATCGATGTACCGTTGCGCAATCCTAAAAAAGACGAGGACATTGATGACAAGGCACTAAAACTTAAACGGAGAACCAGGGGAATCGTGGTGCATCTACACGCAACAGACGATGGGAATGGCAAAGTGAAGATAAAATTGGCGAGTAAGAAGAAAGATGAGGATAAGGATGTAACAAATTAAGGATAGCCGGCGTTTGAAGGAAGGGAAAATAAACTATTTTTGCGGCCTTAATTATTTAAAACATCCATGAGGAAACTACTGCCCATCGCTTTGCTGGCTATGATGGTAGCCTGTAAGAAAAATGATGATACCAGGACGTCTATCAAATATACGGGCAAATGGTTCATTACGCAAACGGTAAGTAAGCAGTATTACACGGATACTAATGGGGATACTGTTTTCTATCGTAATGAAACCAGCACGTATGCAGATAGTACTGCTTACCTGGAAATCAAGCTGACAGATTATACAACGGGTAAGGCTGTTTTGTATATGAATAACCAGCTGGATTCTTTGAGTTATGAGTATATGACAGCGGAGTATTTCAAGCTGGATAGTACGTTGTGTGTGGTGACTTCACTTAGTGATTCTGCTTTCCAGTTTAATACGTTGTCTTATGAAGGGGATGTGATACCGGATAAGGTGTTGGTTTCGCAGGATTATTTTATTATGAAGAAATAGGATGGTGGTTGAGGAGGATGTGTTTAAGATGGGAGGTGTGGGGTTTAGAGGATGGATAGTGGGCGGGTGATGGAGGATTTCTTTATACTGGAAATGGTAATGTGAGGATGGTAGGTGGTGTGGTTATGGAGGATTACCTTATAATGGTAATGTGAGCATAGTAGGTCGGTTAGTGATAGAAGATTTCTTTTTACTGGCGGATGATTGGTCTGTGATACCAGATATGATTTTTTATACAAAGCAAATAAACGAATGATGGGAGGGGATAAAGGGCATGATTTTTAAGGCTTTTACCTGACCATATAATTCCCGATGTCAAGAGACTTTTTTAGCACATTCCGGACTGCGTTCCGGACTTTACAAAGTAACGACCCACTGAGACTGGCAGGCGCGACCGCGTTTTTTGCCAGTTTTGCGCTACCTCCCATTTTATTGATTCTCCTGCAGGTGATGGGTCTGTTATTCGATCGGAAACATTTGGGCAAGCAGTTATTTCAGCGGCTGGGCGAGCTGGTGGGTACGGATAGTGCGGAACAGGTGATCGTAACACTAAGGGGGTTCCGCAACCTGGGTAAGACCTGGCCGGTGGCGACATTGCTGTTTATATTCCTGTTGTTTGTGGCTACTACCTTATTGAAAGTGATTCGGAGTTCCCTCAACCAGTTGTGGCAGATCCGCCTGCCTGAGCGGGAGGGATTTGTAATGTCATTGATGGGGAGGTTACGTTCCCTGATTGTGATTGGAGCAGCGGGTATTCTGCTCCTTGCCAGTGTACTGACAGAGAGTGCGCATGCCTTTGTGGGCAGTTATATCCATGACCTTTTTCCCAATGCAGACCTGATCTTCAACGAAGTATTCGGACAGCTGGTATCGCTCTGTATTGTTACTACCTGGTTTGCGGTTTTGTTCCGTTACCTGCCTGATGCGCGGCCTGACTGGAAAGTAGCTTTTTCCGGAGCGTTCCTTACGGGGATACTGTTCGGAATTGGCAAATTTGTATTGAGAAGGTTGCTGTACGGAGGAAATATAGGAATATTATACGGCGCCTCAGCTTCAGCTGTATTATTGATGCTGTTCATCTTTTACAGTTCTATAATCTTCTACTATGGGGCAGCATTTACAAAAGCGTGGAGTGAGTTTAAACAACGACCCATTCAGCCTTTGCGTAATGCTACGTTTTACGAACTTGCGGATGTAGAAGGGTGAAAAGATGCTCTTTAAGTTTTTTTCAGTGCAATCGCTGTATATCTACTATTAACCTCCCGGTAGTGCAGCATGTGAAGCCTTGTATTTGTTACAATTGCAACACTTACGCCTCACCTCTCAGGACCATTTCAATATGCTCCTTCACAGGATTACTAAATCCTTCTACTTCAATTTTTGGATGCTGGTCCAGATTGATCTTAATCCTTCCACTTTCGTTTACCAAAGTGTCGGAAAGGGGCTCCAGTAATGCATGCATTTGTCTTACTCCCATTTGTGCGAGCTGGTTCATGACAGTATCTTCCAATTGATGGAATTCACGGTTTTTGTAAGAATAGATAACCTGGATCATAGTGTTTAAGATTTTCAAAGGATGATAAAATAATTAATGACTTATTCTTTCTGCTTAATGTTGGGTTACACAACTATCCCCGTTTACAAAGGATAATAAAAAGTTTTCATTGGATGAATTTAATTATATGTCCCAATAGAGTGGCAAAAATCAATTCATATTGAATGCCTGTGTAAATATATAAATTTTATTAATAACTAGTTGTATTTCACTTTTATAAAACTTTTCCACAATTTGTTATCCACAAGTGAAAATTAGCTCTCGAAGGGGGGCGAAAATAGCTTTGCATCTATCAAAATTATCCCTTTTTTATGGCGATGTGTTTACCCGGTCATCCGTAGGAATACATTGATTCTGGTATGGATGGCATCAATATAAATCTGAATATCGTTATCTTGCCGCCTCAAACATAGCAGATGCGCAAATTTCGTTTCACAAATCTATTCCTGGTGCTGACCTGCCTCACAGCTGTCACAGCAGTGGCGCAGCCCGGGCAATCAACAAAATGGAGCCGTGACGGGCAATATATCTATGAGCCATCTACCAGTTCTATCGTTGCGGTAAAACTCTCGGACGGTTCCCAGTCAGAAAAAATTCCTGCCCGATTATTAACCCAGGGCGGTTACCCACTCAGGATCCGCGATTTTGACTTCTCTGCTGATGAAAAGAAACTCCTTGTCTACACCAATGCCAGGCGTGTATGGCGCTACGATACCCGTGGCGACTACTATGTACTGGATCTCAGCAACAATAGTCTGAAGAAAGTGGGAACAGGTTTGCCTGAATCTTCATTGATGTTTGCCAAGCTTTCTCCAGATGCAAAGCAGGTTGCTTATGTAAGTGGTCATAACCTGTATGTAGAAGATCTTGCTACCGGCATGCGCAAAGCCCTCACTACCGACGGTACCCGCCGC
This Chitinophaga sancti DNA region includes the following protein-coding sequences:
- a CDS encoding YihY/virulence factor BrkB family protein, whose amino-acid sequence is MSRDFFSTFRTAFRTLQSNDPLRLAGATAFFASFALPPILLILLQVMGLLFDRKHLGKQLFQRLGELVGTDSAEQVIVTLRGFRNLGKTWPVATLLFIFLLFVATTLLKVIRSSLNQLWQIRLPEREGFVMSLMGRLRSLIVIGAAGILLLASVLTESAHAFVGSYIHDLFPNADLIFNEVFGQLVSLCIVTTWFAVLFRYLPDARPDWKVAFSGAFLTGILFGIGKFVLRRLLYGGNIGILYGASASAVLLMLFIFYSSIIFYYGAAFTKAWSEFKQRPIQPLRNATFYELADVEG
- a CDS encoding AsmA family protein; translated protein: MRKWLRITIIVFSGLIGLLLLLWLAVAAYIYTHKAFILKQISDQLNDRLHGGVLTIGDMEPSLVQSFPDVSVSLNDVSVKDSLFAQHNHELVKVSRLFVQVNTLALLRKQLDIKQISLRKGTIYLYTDSTGYSNASVLKKKDETVKNTKGSSTNTDITRLNLVNVRLVLDNQLKGKSFDFDIARLKGSMLTNDSGWTANVDMHLKVNAFAFNTDRGSFLKGKDLSTDLELHFNTKKKVLDIPQQILRIDGKQDLNVGANFSFGDDKVFTIHIIAEELSLAHVSTMLTPNIKERLDSIHMEKPLDAECVIKGGLEEKGTPLLKVIWKTKDNNVTTKGLELTECSFGGSYSNDWIPGNGHGDDNSIISLYDLNTRCFTIPVTADTVHISNLQHPALTGYFRANFPLTDLNAGGVFNFTSGTAKANLFYRGGITAGDTIKPFLKGSVEVLHGALAYIPRNLQFTDCNARLDFTGQDLYLKNISVQTVKSKFFMEGSVLNITNLFFTAPEKLQLDWKVRSPIVDLNEFRGFLAQRNKVVQTRAAARKKMTRITSQLDVMLNACNVNLNVQVDKLIYQRFIAQQVKADLSLTQTDIKLNQISLSHAGGSIRLSGDIRQDGNHNRFKVNTDINSVHIDQLFYAFDDFGMQALNSKNLRGILTAKANLSGNILDNGKVAPKSLYGTLGFELKQGALVHVSQLEDIGNIAFRKRDMGNITFENVKNNFTIQGDKVLVPPMQINSSVLYMDVSGVYGMTSGTDLYIDVPLRNPKKDEDIDDKALKLKRRTRGIVVHLHATDDGNGKVKIKLASKKKDEDKDVTN